CTCTCCTATTTCCTTATTCACttcttcttcagtcggtccctcaatactgaggatcgtgacatcatatccttctgttgaagaccagCTTTCTCCATAGGGTTCAGTTCCCCGCTAAGCGCATGgcctcgtgcagttttaatTGCATAGGTGCCGTAATTTGAGCACGCCTTATTCACTAGGGCCACAGAATTAGAAGAGGCcagtgcccagcagtggaacgTAGTTGTTTTAAAGTTCTTAAACTTTGCGATGAGTCAGGTTCTTAAGTAAAAGAGATAAATGAAATTTGAGCTTAAGCACACATGcaaatacttatttaataaatttaagcgAAAAGAAAAGCCAAATATAAGCGATCTCCGAGACCCATAACGCCATCTATCCCATCATTGAGTAAACAACCATTACAACTTATACCATTTTCTCGTTATCCCAGATTCTGTGAGGTGAAGCCGGGAGTGCACGACACGTCGGACAACATCGAGAAAGCCCTACGCAACAACGAGCCTGAAATCTCACCATCCACCATCTTTGCACTCGCCGCCATCGACGAAGGGGTCAGTATTTATGGAATAAAGAGTAGTCAATTAGATACAGGCCAGCGAGTTGTGACTTGTGTGTATATGGCAACAATTAAGCCTATAAAATATGCAGTCAGTTTCAATTGCCAGGTAAATGACTCGTTTGAAATTACCTCATTTTTTTGGTCAGCGGTTAACCTTAACACAAGATGTCTTTGAgagagttaaaaaaatacatgacGGTGTCTTTTAATATAGGTAAATGCCTAAAATGACTCTATTTTGTACTGTCGAGCGCATAACCAACAAACGAAGCGAAAGTTGAATATTTGCCTGTTATTTTCAGTGTTGCTATATCAACGGGTCCCCGCAAAACACACTAGTTGAAGGCGTTGTGGAACGCGCGGAGAAAAACGGAGTGTTCGTGGCCGGTGACGACTTCAAATCCGGACAGACCAAGCTCAAGTCCGTGCTGGTCGACTTCCTGGTGTCCGCCGGTCAGTAAACATGCGTACTTGTAGAGGATCGGAGTATTCGTGGGTGTGACGACTTCAAGTCCGGACAGACCAAGCTCAAGTCCGTGCTGGTCGACTTTTTAGTGTCCGCCGGTCAGTAACCATGCTTACTTGTAGAGAAACGGAGGGTTTGTGGGTGTGACGACTTCAAGTCCGGGCAGACCAAGCTCAAGTCCGTGCTGGTCGATTTCCTAGTGTCCGCCGGTCAGTAACCATGCTTACTTGTAGAGAAACGGAGTGTTCGTGGGTGTGACGACGTCAAGTCCGGACGGACCAAGCTCAAGTCCGTGCTGGTCGACTTCCTTGTGTCCACCGGTCAGTAACCATGCTTACTTGTAGAGAAACGAAGTGTTCGTGGGTGTGACGACTTCAAGTCCGGACAGACCAAGCTAAAGTCTGTGCTGGTCGACTTTTTAGTGTCAGCCGGTCAGTATTCATGCTTACTTGTAGAGAAACGGAGTGTTCGTGGGTGTGACGACTTCAAGTCTGGGCAGACCAAGCTCAAGCCCGTGCTCGTCGACTTTTAGTGTCAGCTGGTTAGTAACATACCTACTTGTTGCAGAGAGACCTCAAGTATCGTTGAGTTGCTCTGGATAAAATATTCAGAGTAAAGTACTTAATTTCCAAAAATAACTAATTATGAGAATATTGTAAAAGGTTAGTATGAGGTGTTTTCTTTGCGCTATGACATGAGTGACATGACATGGGGTTGTTCAAGAAACGAGTATTCACGGTTTTCAGAGGTCGGCAACGTGGCTTCTGTGATGTTACTTATCTCTATGGGCGACACACACACAACGTAGACACGCTATTATCACCTTAAGTACATAATTTAACTATGTTCTTGCAATAAagttattgattgattgattgacaaTTACAGCTTAAATTTTTCGATTTATTgacatgaaaaaaataaaatattttaggacACAACTCTAAAGTACTCAAACGTCTCCAAATTCATACGTAAACGTTAACTTCCAGGTCTAAAACCGGTATCAATAGTAAGCTACAACCACCTCGGCAATAACGACGGCAAGAACCTCTCATCGGCCAAGCAGTTTCGCTCTAAAGAGATCTCCAAGTCCAATGTGGTCGATGACATGGTGGAGAGCAACAGTATGATGTACAAGCCGGGGGAGAAGCCCGATCATGTGGTGGTCATCAAATATGTACCATATGTCGGTAAGTACACTTATGGCTATGGAGAatttcaataagaaataaagGAAGTTTCCAATATCTTCCAAACCAGTGGGCTACAATTCACCTTGGCAAGAACCTCTCCTCGGCCAAACAGTTCCGCTCCAAAGAGATCAGGAAGTCCAACGAGGTCGATGACATGGTTGAGAGCAACAGCATGATGTACAAGCTGGGAGAGAAGCCCGACCATGTGGTGGTCATCAAATATGTACCATATGTTGGTAAGTGGTCAATCTATAAGCAGTACTAAAATGTCCCGTCTAAAAATGTGTTTTCACTAGCATTCTATATAGGTACAGTCGTGACTATAAATGTTATTGgtcttttaatttcattttcTATACCCGAAAAGACCATTTCATAGTCTTTAGTAGAAGACAGAAGTCCGCTTATGGCGCTCtggacctggcctttcttcaggccAGGATCTGAGCGTCCTAAatcggcgagcgtgtatgaggaatgttatgaaagtgaaagaAGCGAAAGAGGTGtatcaggatcgtagcaagtggaaatccgtggtctctgcctacccctctgggaaataggcgtgattatatgcaTGTATGTATGTTATAAGAAGGGATATTTTGTGACGAGGGGACAGTTTGCGAATGGAATAAagagcgaaaaaaaatttatgaCCCACTTTCATTGCTATTGAGTACATTTATATGTTTTTCACTACCATTATCTTCCCACAGGCGATTCAAAACGCGCGATGGACGAGTACACATCCGAGATACTCCTACACGGCACCAACACCATCGTGGTGCACAACACGTGCGAGGACTCGCTGCTGGCGGTACCACTTATCCTGGACTTGGCGCTGTTGGCCGAGCTGTTCTCCAGGCTGTCTCTGCGCAGGCAGGGGACTGAAGGTGAGCCACACATGACCAGTACACCTCCGAGATCCTTCTCTACGGCACCAACACTATCGTGGTGCACAACACGTGCGAGGACTCGCTGCTGGCGGTACCACTTATCCTGGACTTGGCGCTGTTGGCCGAGCTGTTCTCCAGGCTGTCTCTGCGCAGGCAGGGGACTGAAGGTGAGCCACACATGACAAGTACACCTCCGAGATCCTTCTCTACGGCACCAACACCATCGTGGTGCACAACACGTGCGAGGACTCACTCCTAGCCGTGCGCTTATCCTGGACTTGACGCTGTAGGCCAACTGTTCTCGAGGCTGTCTCTGCGCAGGCAGGGGACTGAAGGTGAGCCACACATGACCAGTACACCTCCGAGATCCTTCTCTACGGCACCAACACCATCGTGGTTCACAACACGTGCAAGGACTCGCTGCTGGCGGTACCACTTATCCTGGACTTGGCGCTGTTGGCCGAGCTGTTCTCGAGGCTGTCTCTGCGCAGGCAGGGGACTGAAGGTACACCTCGGAGATTCTCCTCTAAGACACCCAGACCATTTAACTTTTCGTATGTGTGAACGCGGGTCCGCTTACGAGAGGTTAAGTAACATAACCTTACACTTATTGTCCTAATTATAAACAATATAAGGCGACGTTTACACCAGAGATACGCGAGCATGCGTAACTAGGTTAAGAGCCAATATAATCACTTAATTTTCCTACCCTCAGCACAGTTCCAGTGGACAATTTCTATCGGTTCTCACAAACACATTCCTCGTTACGAATCCTAGAGGGCatcgtcactttttctttattaCATGATATCTtaagccggtcaaacaagtttatCAGTAGGAAAAGGCACGACATTACAATTTTTTATGAGACGATtatccttcgcgcctacatttttttaatttgccgcttttttctactgacggcaATGGACTGACAGATTATATTTCAATGTTGAGAGAATGTTGTTTTATTCCCAGAATGGAGCGGTCTCCACTGCGTGCTGTCGTCCCTCTCGTACCTGCTGAAAGCGCCGGTGGTGCCGGCGGGAGCGCCGGTGATGAACGCGCTGTTCAAGCAGCGCGCCGCGCTAGAGAACATCCTGCGCGCCGCGCTCGGCCTGCCGCCGCTGCACCAGCTGCAGCTCGAGCACAAGGTAACATATAGTAACTGTTCAAGCAGCGCGCCGCGCTAGAGAACATCCTGCGCGCCGCGCTCGGCCTGCCGCCGCTGCACCAGCTGCAGCTCGAGCACAAGGTAACATATAGTAACTGTTCAAGCAGCGCGCCGCGCTAGAGAACATCCTGCGCGCCGCGCTCGGCCTGCCGCCGCTGCACCAGCTGCAGCTCGAGCACAAGGTAACATATAGTAACTGTTCAAGCAGCGCGCCGCGCTAGAGAACATCCTGCGCGCCGCGCTCGGCCTGCCGCCGCTGCACCAGCTGCAGCTCGAGCACAAGGTAACATATAGTAACTGTTCAAGCAGCGCGCCGCGCTAGAGAACATCCTGCGCGCCGCGCTCGGCCTGCCGCCGCTGCACCAGCTGCAGCTCGAGCACAAGGTAACATATAGTAACTGTTCAAGCAGCGCGCCGCGCTAGAGAACATCCTGCGCGCCGCGCTCGGCCTGCCGCCGCTGCACCAGCTGCAGCTCGAGCACAAGGTAACATATAGTAACTGTTCAAGCAGCGCGCCGCGCTAGAGAACATCCTGCGCGCCGCGCTCGGCCTGCCGCCGCTGCACCAGCTGCAGCTCGAGCACAAGGTAACATATAGTAACTGTTCAAGCAGCGCGCCGCGCTAGAGAACATCCTGCGCGCCGCGCTCGGCCTGCCGCCGCTGCACCAGCTGCAGCTCGAGCACAAGGTAACATATAGTAACTGTTCAAGCAGCGCGCCGCGCTAGAGAACATCCTGCGCGCCGCGCTCGGCCTGCCGCCGCTGCACCAGCTGCAGCTCGAGCACAAGGTAACATATAGTAACTGTTCAAGCAGCGCGCCGCGCTAGAGAACATCCTGCGCGCCGCGCTCGGCCTGCCGCCGCTGCACCAGCTGCAGCTCGAGCACAAGGTAACATATAGTAACTGTTCAAGCAGCGCGCCGCGCTAGAGAACATCCTGCGCGCCGCGCTCGGCCTGCCGCCGCTGCACCAGCTGCAGCTCGAGCACAAGGTAACATATAGTAACTGTTCAAGCAGCGCGCCGCGCTAGAGAACATCCTGCGCGCCGCGCTCGGCCTGCCGCCGCTGCACCAGCTGCAGCTCGAGCACAAGGTAACATATAGTAACTGTTCAAGCAGCGCGCCGCGCTAGAGAACATCCTGCGCGCCGCGCTCGGCCTGCCGCCGCTGCACCAGCTGCAGCTCGAGCACAAGGTAACATATAGTAACTGTTCAAGCAGCGCGCCGCGCTAGAGAACATCCTGCGCGCCGCGCTCGGCCTGCCGCCGCTGCACCAGCTGCAGCTCGAGCACAAGGTAACATATAGTAACTGTTCAAGCAGCGCGCCGCGCTAGAGAACATCCTGCGCGCCGCGCTCGGCCTGCCGCCGCTGCACCAGCTGCAGCTCGAGCACAAGGTAACATATAGTAACTGTTCAAGCAGCGCGCCGCGCTAGAGAACATCCTGCGCGCCGCGCTCGGCCTGCCGCCGCTGCACCAGCTGCAGCTCGAGCACAAGGTAACATATAGTAACTGTTCAAGCAGCGCGCCGCGCTAGAGAACATCCTGCGCGCCGCGCTCGGCCTGCCGCCGCTGCACCAGCTGCAGCTCGAGCACAAGGTAACATATAGTAACTGTTCAAGCAGCGCGCCGCGCTAGAGAACATCCTGCGCGCCGCGCTCGGCCTGCCGCCGCTGCACCAGCTGCAGCTCGAGCACAAGGTAACATATAGTAACTGTTCAAGCAGCGCGCCGCGCTAGAGAACATCCTGCGCGCCGCGCTCGGCCTGCCGCCGCTGCACCAGCTGCAGCTCGAGCACAAGGTAACATATAGTAACTGTTCAAGCAGCGCGCCGCGCTAGAGAACATCCTGCGCGCCGCGCTCGGCCTGCCGCCGCTGCACCAGCTGCAGCTCGAGCACAAGGTAACATATAGTAACTGTTCAAGCAGCGCGCCGCGCTAGAGAACATCCTGCGCGCCGCGCTCGGCCTGCCGCCGCTGCACCAGCTGCAGCTCGAGCACAAGGTAACATATAGTAACTGTTCAAGCAGCGCGCCGCGCTAGAGAACATCCTGCGCGCCGCGCTCGGCCTGCCGCCGCTGCACCAGCTGCAGCTCGAGCACAAGGTAACATATAGTAACTGTTCAAGCAGCGCGCCGCGCTAGAGAACATCCTGCGCGCCGCGCTCGGCCTGCCGCCGCTGCACCAGCTGCAGCTCGAGCACAAGGTAACATATAGTAACTGTTCAAGCAGCGCGCCGCGCTAGAGAACATCCTGCGCGCCGCGCTCGGCCTGCCGCCGCTGCACCAGCTGCAGCTCGAGCACAAGGTAACATATAGTAACTGTTCAAGCAGCGCGCCGCGCTAGAGAACATCCTGCGCGCCGCGCTCGGCCTGCCGCCGCTGCACCAGCTGCAGCTCGAGCACAAGGTAACATATAGTAACTGTTCAAGCAGCGCGCCGCGCTAGAGAACATCCTGCGCGCCGCGCTCGGCCTGCCGCCGCTGCACCAGCTGCAGCTCGAGCACAAGGTAACATATAGTAACTGTTCAAGCAGCGCGCCGCGCTAGAGAACATCCTGCGCGCCGCGCTCGGCCTGCCGCCGCTGCACCAGCTGCAGCTCGAGCACAAGGTAACATATAGTAACTGTTCAAGCAGCGCGCCGCGCTAGAGAACATCCTGCGCGCCGCGCTCGGCCTGCCGCCGCTGCACCAGCTGCAGCTCGAGCACAAGGTAACATATAGTAACTGTTCAAGCAGCGCGCCGCGCTAGAGAACATCCTGCGCGCCGCGCTCGGCCTGCCGCCGCTGCACCAGCTGCAGCTCGAGCACAAGGTAACATATAGTAACTGTTCAAGCAGCGCGCCGCGCTAGAGAACATCCTGCGCGCCGCGCTCGGCCTGCCGCCGCTGCACCAGCTGCAGCTCGAGCACAAGGTAACATATAGTAACTGTTCAAGCAGCGCGCCGCGCTAGAGAACATCCTGCGCGCCGCGCTCGGCCTGCCGCCGCTGCACCAGCTGCAGCTCGAGCACAAGGTAACATATAGTAACTGTTCAAGCAGCGCGCCGCGCTAGAGAACATCCTGCGCGCCGCGCTCGGCCTGCCGCCGCTGCACCAGCTGCAGCTCGAGCACAAGGTAACATATAGTAACTGTTCAAGCAGCGCGCCGCGCTAGAGAACATCCTGCGCGCCGCGCTCGGCCTGCCGCCGCTGCACCAGCTGCAGCTCGAGCACAAGGTAACATATAGTAACTGTTCAAGCAGCGCGCCGCGCTAGAGAACATCCTGCGCGCCGCGCTCGGCCTGCCGCCGCTGCACCAGCTGCAGCTCGAGCACAAGGTAACATATAGTAACTGTTCAAGCAGCGCGCCGCGCTAGAGAACATCCTGCGCGCCGCGCTCG
This genomic interval from Cydia splendana chromosome 15, ilCydSple1.2, whole genome shotgun sequence contains the following:
- the LOC134797352 gene encoding uncharacterized protein LOC134797352, whose product is MERSSNLLVSSPNVKYTDDYIFADYDYEETLVTKKGDDLVAKPFKTSLCLRTGRKVGKLGIMLVGWGGNNGSTFTAAVLANRHQLSWNTKNGTMQSNWLGSITQASTVRLGMDEKGHDVYVPMSHLLPMVHPDDLALDGWDISPLNLAESMVRAKVIDYDLQQKLRKEMAAMKPRPAIYDPDFIAANQADRATHLIRGTKYEQYLQIRADIKDFKDRQKLDKVIVLWTANTERTSRTARSWIKSSCCGPPTHEQYLPLRADIKDFKDRQKLDKVIVLWTANTERGRKDEQYLQIRADIKDFKDRQKLDKVIVLWTANTERFCEVKPGVHDTSDNIEKALRNNEPEISPSTIFALAAIDEGCCYINGSPQNTLVEGVVERAEKNGVFVAGDDFKSGQTKLKSVLVDFLVSAGLKPVSIVSYNHLGNNDGKNLSSAKQFRSKEISKSNVVDDMVESNSMMYKPGEKPDHVVVIKYVPYVGDSKRAMDEYTSEILLHGTNTIVVHNTCEDSLLAVPLILDLALLAELFSRLSLRRQGTEGEPHMTSTPPRSFSTAPTLSWCTTRARTRCWRYHLSWTWRCWPSCSPGCLCAGRGLKYTSEILLYGTNTIVVHNTCKDSLLAVPLILDLALLAELFSRLSLRRQGTEEWSGLHCVLSSLSYLLKAPVVPAGAPVMNALFKQRAALENILRAALGLPPLHQLQLEHKVPFLMSDLRSGRMFAGGAPPSKKQKVAHTNGDK